A single region of the Acidithiobacillus acidisediminis genome encodes:
- a CDS encoding SPOR domain-containing protein, whose product MTQNSSKNRRLKGLLWFGLFLLLIVIFLAFILQRRQTAQEVAVGASSVQLHLPLPAAAAIAPATSTPPTVSAATTQSLAASPSPATGISSVSKGLSAAKMEKTVLALPGTTCRSAGWYVQLAAFGSLAGAQELAQHASQAGVPACIGNLPHNRLYRVLVGHPQASRLAASQLMQKISAAKISKSSGYPQYWSPAAQP is encoded by the coding sequence ATGACACAGAATTCGTCAAAAAATCGACGACTGAAGGGCCTGCTGTGGTTTGGCCTTTTCCTACTCCTCATCGTCATTTTTCTGGCGTTTATCCTGCAGCGACGACAAACTGCACAGGAGGTCGCGGTAGGGGCATCGTCGGTGCAGCTTCATCTCCCCCTGCCAGCTGCGGCTGCCATTGCCCCTGCTACCAGTACTCCGCCAACGGTCAGCGCTGCAACGACGCAGAGCTTGGCCGCCTCCCCGTCTCCAGCGACAGGCATTTCTTCCGTGAGCAAGGGTCTTTCTGCGGCGAAGATGGAGAAAACGGTACTCGCTTTACCCGGTACCACCTGCCGCTCCGCTGGCTGGTACGTGCAACTGGCTGCGTTTGGGTCGTTGGCCGGAGCCCAGGAACTGGCACAACATGCCAGCCAGGCGGGCGTTCCGGCCTGCATCGGCAACCTCCCGCATAACCGCCTGTATCGCGTATTGGTAGGCCATCCTCAAGCCAGTCGCTTGGCTGCCAGCCAATTGATGCAAAAAATCAGTGCTGCCAAGATTTCCAAGAGTTCTGGCTACCCGCAGTACTGGAGCCCCGCAGCACAGCCGTAA
- a CDS encoding flagellar protein FlgN, translated as MPASSEILSQQITRLEALRQVLHAESEALLGSDWARVQTIAAQKVQLFREISVLETQRRSQRGSAEEMRQRHWLLQEIAQINRRNGASIQALGQFQQEAWRVLFGAENQLYDDDGQIGKGKSGHRLGSA; from the coding sequence ATGCCCGCCAGCAGCGAAATCCTGTCGCAACAAATCACTCGTCTCGAGGCGTTACGACAGGTTTTGCACGCGGAGTCCGAGGCTCTGCTCGGCAGCGACTGGGCGCGGGTGCAGACAATCGCGGCGCAGAAGGTACAGCTTTTCCGCGAGATCAGCGTCCTCGAAACCCAGCGTCGATCCCAGCGTGGCAGCGCCGAGGAAATGCGCCAACGCCACTGGCTGCTCCAGGAAATCGCCCAGATCAATCGCCGCAACGGGGCGAGCATCCAGGCCTTGGGACAGTTTCAACAGGAAGCTTGGCGGGTCCTTTTTGGTGCCGAGAACCAGCTCTATGACGATGATGGCCAGATCGGCAAAGGCAAGAGTGGTCATCGATTGGGAAGCGCCTGA
- the motD gene encoding flagellar motor protein MotD: MTRRSRQEEEWENHERWLVSYADFITLLFAFFVVMYAISSVNEGKYKVLSQTLVSAFSGHPWSPTPIQGSASRAPTPSAAVQLPPLPKIVDATPGKMQNPADPSHPVAKQPPADDTRLDTLKKEMEALLQPLISKGSVLIHRSGLGVVIDLNAKILFPSAQAHLTPAAEQTLAQIAQVLAQVPYQIQVNGFTNDLPINTAQYPNNWALSAARAAAVVEIFTAHGVNPRHLVAAGYGKYHPVTPNDTAKGLAMNRRVSIVVVAPQHPSKAGMDPIMAGSIEQRG, encoded by the coding sequence ATGACCAGACGTTCTCGCCAGGAGGAAGAATGGGAAAACCATGAGCGCTGGCTAGTGTCCTACGCCGACTTCATTACTTTGCTGTTCGCGTTTTTTGTCGTCATGTACGCGATATCCTCCGTCAACGAAGGCAAATACAAGGTACTCTCCCAGACCCTGGTTTCGGCTTTTTCCGGGCACCCGTGGTCGCCAACCCCAATTCAGGGGAGCGCCAGCCGTGCCCCTACACCCAGCGCAGCGGTGCAGCTACCGCCCCTGCCGAAAATCGTCGACGCCACCCCAGGCAAAATGCAAAATCCAGCTGATCCATCCCATCCTGTGGCCAAGCAGCCACCCGCAGACGATACTCGTCTCGATACGCTGAAAAAGGAGATGGAAGCCTTGCTCCAACCCCTCATCAGCAAGGGCAGCGTACTGATCCACCGCAGTGGTCTCGGTGTGGTGATCGATCTCAATGCCAAGATCCTGTTTCCCTCTGCCCAGGCACACCTGACGCCAGCGGCAGAACAAACCTTGGCGCAAATCGCCCAGGTCTTGGCGCAGGTTCCCTATCAGATTCAGGTGAATGGTTTCACCAACGATCTACCCATCAACACGGCGCAGTACCCCAACAACTGGGCCCTGTCTGCGGCGCGGGCCGCAGCCGTAGTGGAAATCTTCACCGCCCACGGAGTAAATCCGCGGCATCTGGTTGCCGCCGGCTATGGCAAGTATCATCCGGTTACACCCAACGACACCGCCAAAGGATTGGCCATGAATCGTCGCGTCAGTATTGTCGTCGTCGCCCCGCAACACCCCAGCAAGGCGGGCATGGATCCCATCATGGCCGGATCCATTGAGCAGCGCGGCTAA
- a CDS encoding flagellar brake protein, which yields MLSDQSFIEQLFQKSHRQGEATLRRLGAAMLDQVSWSILAGASQRVVESEIFDILPDEQGLLFDPWMGAPDAVEGVGEEVLLWSTLGGIPTGFVTRFLGRAQWRRYPAVHLAMPEQVYQWQRRAFLRAPAPAGCRGSLQRQGAQALAMEVLDLGAGGLRLRVSTPKDYALSVEERLPMLNFAFAGKQYALAATLRHLSGPRRSSNGAVQELGVEFLAPPLALQEQLIQYALRHDREALHRARL from the coding sequence ATGCTGTCGGATCAGAGTTTTATCGAACAGCTGTTTCAAAAAAGTCATCGACAGGGGGAGGCGACTCTCCGCCGTCTCGGTGCCGCCATGCTTGATCAGGTCTCCTGGTCCATCCTTGCCGGTGCATCACAGCGAGTGGTGGAAAGTGAAATTTTTGACATCTTGCCCGACGAACAAGGGTTGCTTTTTGATCCCTGGATGGGCGCTCCTGATGCCGTGGAGGGGGTAGGCGAGGAGGTCTTGCTTTGGAGTACCTTGGGGGGAATACCCACCGGCTTTGTCACGCGCTTTTTGGGACGGGCCCAGTGGCGACGCTATCCTGCCGTCCATCTGGCGATGCCGGAGCAAGTGTACCAGTGGCAACGGCGGGCCTTCTTGCGGGCCCCAGCCCCGGCCGGTTGCCGCGGCAGTCTGCAGCGTCAGGGTGCCCAGGCCCTGGCAATGGAAGTGCTCGACCTCGGCGCGGGTGGACTCCGGCTACGCGTGTCTACCCCAAAGGATTATGCCCTCAGTGTCGAAGAGCGTTTGCCCATGCTGAACTTCGCTTTTGCAGGAAAGCAGTACGCCTTGGCGGCGACCCTGCGGCATCTGAGTGGCCCACGGCGGAGCAGCAATGGGGCGGTACAAGAACTGGGAGTGGAATTTCTTGCCCCCCCTTTGGCATTACAGGAACAGCTGATCCAATATGCCCTGCGCCATGATCGGGAAGCGCTACATCGCGCTCGTCTCTGA
- a CDS encoding carbon storage regulator codes for MLVLTRRKGQAIRIGEDIRIVITRIEDGQVRIGIETPSGVAILREELFEAIRSNNRDAAQNQLDQLDAWLTGRGTDKVRENS; via the coding sequence ATGCTCGTCCTGACGCGCAGAAAGGGACAGGCGATTCGCATTGGGGAGGATATTCGGATCGTTATCACGCGCATCGAGGATGGACAGGTTCGTATTGGTATCGAAACCCCCAGCGGCGTCGCCATTCTCCGGGAGGAATTATTCGAAGCCATACGCAGCAACAATCGTGATGCAGCCCAGAATCAACTGGACCAGCTCGATGCCTGGTTGACCGGGCGTGGCACTGACAAGGTGCGGGAGAACTCATGA
- the fliW gene encoding flagellar assembly protein FliW → MSSKQYPTRFGLLPIAEKQIWHCEPALSGFAELRHFALIHVDQQGPFLWLQSLEDPLIAFLLCAPQHFGLQYGAPQAACAGGVNMLMVILPQNAAEDLRAHQLAPLYFCPNQRSVQQWIVEQAQEAPRNGSDTPPAELLAHVVPLSLDTAAPSETSAM, encoded by the coding sequence ATGAGTAGCAAGCAATACCCAACTCGCTTTGGCCTTCTGCCCATTGCCGAGAAGCAGATTTGGCACTGTGAGCCAGCGCTGTCTGGCTTTGCGGAGCTGCGCCATTTTGCGTTGATTCACGTCGACCAGCAGGGGCCTTTCCTGTGGCTGCAATCCCTGGAAGATCCCTTGATTGCGTTTCTGCTCTGTGCGCCCCAACATTTCGGCCTACAATACGGTGCTCCGCAGGCCGCCTGCGCCGGGGGCGTCAATATGTTGATGGTGATCCTGCCGCAAAATGCAGCAGAAGACCTGCGGGCGCATCAGTTGGCGCCCCTCTATTTTTGCCCCAATCAACGTAGCGTCCAGCAATGGATAGTAGAACAAGCGCAGGAAGCCCCACGGAACGGCTCAGATACGCCGCCGGCGGAGCTCTTGGCTCATGTTGTGCCTCTGAGCCTAGACACCGCAGCCCCCTCAGAGACGAGCGCGATGTAG